A DNA window from Betta splendens chromosome 6, fBetSpl5.4, whole genome shotgun sequence contains the following coding sequences:
- the LOC114857991 gene encoding transcription intermediary factor 1-alpha-like isoform X1: MAGLPHRRHGNHPHRRTAILPQVAECAARLLSERKCSEPGPEPAEEAKRPVRQVSSGFSQVKQEADQLCNGKSKQPHEGVAALLRRIRIHPQALRILGKSSVPVVSLQRLNFSSVSTLSLQPVVSLVRLPWQQPAELDRQQNGFSPHEADIVEIRDDSPQSLPEHSSDLSLSEPRPSWTEPYCPEEPEQDSGFDCESNPDQPFILFDLGSDEWDPDGKPDSETFYLDPDPEPTLVIQLDPEPEADHDQSLQLEDECESKCEVDIVEMDDGADQRPDLGSAEEGDPTSQQPEPGAGPEEKDSEDFCAVCLNGGDLLCCDRCPKVFHLDCHIPALSSFPPGDWMCSLCRSDLEPVEAYDCEHTLKAPYTLPDRDQRRCEKLALMLFCHPLSAPFHEPVSPLARNYYQIIRRPVDLSAIRRKLDRSNTLHYFTSEQFVDDVLLMLKNCATFNYPDSEVAQAGRSLEVFFLSRLKEFYPDRTFPSASQDRTDRARLRWLSKKRKDNYKRKYVFRGKRYYL, translated from the exons ATGGCAGGCCTGCCTCACAGACGCCATGGCAACCATCCCCACAGACGGACGGCCATCTTGCCACAGGTAGCTGAGTGTGCGGCGCGGCTGTTGTCGGAGCGCAAGTGTTCTGAGCCCggtccagaaccagcagaggaagCCAAGCGTCCAGTGAGACAg GTGAGCAGTGGATTCTCtcaggtgaaacaggaagcagaccAGCTGTGCAACGGAAAATCAAAACAACCGCACGAGGGCGTAGCAGCGCTGCTGAGGAGGATCAG GATCCACCCACAGGCGCTGAGGATTCTGGGTAAATCCTCTGTACCAGTTGTGAGTCTGCAGCGCCTGAACTTCAGCTCGGTGTCCACATTGTCCCTGCAGCCTGTTGTGTCCCTGgtgcggttgccatggcaacaaccaGCTGAACTGGATCGTCAGCAG AACGGGTTCAGTCCACATGAGGCAGACATTGTAGAGATCAGAGATGATTCCCCTCAGTCTCTACCAGAGCACTCATCTGATCTGAGCCTGTCAGAACCAAGACCATCCTGGACTGAACCCTACTGCCCTGAAGAACCGGAGCAGGACTCAGGCTTTGACTGTGAATCAAACCCGGATCAGCCTTTCATCCTCTTCGATTTGGGATCTGATGAGTGGGACCCAGACGGAAAACCGGATtctgaaacattttatttggaTCCAGACCCTGAGCCAACCCTAGTGATACAACTGGATCCAGAACCAGAGGCAGACCACGATCAGTCCTTGCAGCTGGAGGATGAATGTGAATCCAAATGTGAAGTGGACATAGTGGAGATGGACGACGGCGCAGATCAGAGACCTGATCTGGGCTCAGCAGAGGAGGGCGACCCAACGAGCCAGCAGCCTGAACCTGGAGCCGGACCCGAGGAGAAGGACAGTGAAGATTTCTGCGCCGTGTGTCTGAACGGAGGAGATCTGCTCTGCTGCGACCGCTGTCCGAAGGTTTTCCACTTGGACTGTCACATTCCTGCTCTCAGCAGCTTCCCGCC AGGCGACTGGATGTGTTCGCTGTGCAGATCGGACCTGGAGCCGGTGGAGGCCTACGACTGCGAGCACACGCTCAAAGCGCCGTACACGCTGCCCGACCGGGACCAGAGG AGGTGTGAGAAGCTGGCGCTGATGCTGTTCTGCCACCCGCTCAGCGCCCCCTTCCACGAGCCCGTCAGCCCCCTG GCCCGGAACTACTACCAGATCATCCGGAGGCCCGTGGACCTGTCCGCCATCCGCAGGAAGCTGGACCGGAGCAACACGCTGCACTACTTCACGTCAGAGCAGTTTGTGGACGACGTCCTGCTCATGCTCAAGAACTGCGCGACGTTCAACTAC CCGGACTCGGAGGTGGCGCAGGCCGGACGGAGCCTGGAGGTGTTTTTCCTGAGCCGGCTGAAGGAGTTCTATCCCGACCGGACGTTCCCGTCGGCGAGTCAGGACCGAACGGACAGAGCTCGTCTTCGCTGGCTCAGCAAGAAGAGGAAGGACAACTACAAGAGGAAATATGTGTTTAGGGGGAAAAGGTATTACCTGTAA
- the LOC114857991 gene encoding tripartite motif-containing protein 66-like isoform X2: protein MAGLPHRRHGNHPHRRTAILPQVSSGFSQVKQEADQLCNGKSKQPHEGVAALLRRIRIHPQALRILGKSSVPVVSLQRLNFSSVSTLSLQPVVSLVRLPWQQPAELDRQQNGFSPHEADIVEIRDDSPQSLPEHSSDLSLSEPRPSWTEPYCPEEPEQDSGFDCESNPDQPFILFDLGSDEWDPDGKPDSETFYLDPDPEPTLVIQLDPEPEADHDQSLQLEDECESKCEVDIVEMDDGADQRPDLGSAEEGDPTSQQPEPGAGPEEKDSEDFCAVCLNGGDLLCCDRCPKVFHLDCHIPALSSFPPGDWMCSLCRSDLEPVEAYDCEHTLKAPYTLPDRDQRRCEKLALMLFCHPLSAPFHEPVSPLARNYYQIIRRPVDLSAIRRKLDRSNTLHYFTSEQFVDDVLLMLKNCATFNYPDSEVAQAGRSLEVFFLSRLKEFYPDRTFPSASQDRTDRARLRWLSKKRKDNYKRKYVFRGKRYYL from the exons ATGGCAGGCCTGCCTCACAGACGCCATGGCAACCATCCCCACAGACGGACGGCCATCTTGCCACAG GTGAGCAGTGGATTCTCtcaggtgaaacaggaagcagaccAGCTGTGCAACGGAAAATCAAAACAACCGCACGAGGGCGTAGCAGCGCTGCTGAGGAGGATCAG GATCCACCCACAGGCGCTGAGGATTCTGGGTAAATCCTCTGTACCAGTTGTGAGTCTGCAGCGCCTGAACTTCAGCTCGGTGTCCACATTGTCCCTGCAGCCTGTTGTGTCCCTGgtgcggttgccatggcaacaaccaGCTGAACTGGATCGTCAGCAG AACGGGTTCAGTCCACATGAGGCAGACATTGTAGAGATCAGAGATGATTCCCCTCAGTCTCTACCAGAGCACTCATCTGATCTGAGCCTGTCAGAACCAAGACCATCCTGGACTGAACCCTACTGCCCTGAAGAACCGGAGCAGGACTCAGGCTTTGACTGTGAATCAAACCCGGATCAGCCTTTCATCCTCTTCGATTTGGGATCTGATGAGTGGGACCCAGACGGAAAACCGGATtctgaaacattttatttggaTCCAGACCCTGAGCCAACCCTAGTGATACAACTGGATCCAGAACCAGAGGCAGACCACGATCAGTCCTTGCAGCTGGAGGATGAATGTGAATCCAAATGTGAAGTGGACATAGTGGAGATGGACGACGGCGCAGATCAGAGACCTGATCTGGGCTCAGCAGAGGAGGGCGACCCAACGAGCCAGCAGCCTGAACCTGGAGCCGGACCCGAGGAGAAGGACAGTGAAGATTTCTGCGCCGTGTGTCTGAACGGAGGAGATCTGCTCTGCTGCGACCGCTGTCCGAAGGTTTTCCACTTGGACTGTCACATTCCTGCTCTCAGCAGCTTCCCGCC AGGCGACTGGATGTGTTCGCTGTGCAGATCGGACCTGGAGCCGGTGGAGGCCTACGACTGCGAGCACACGCTCAAAGCGCCGTACACGCTGCCCGACCGGGACCAGAGG AGGTGTGAGAAGCTGGCGCTGATGCTGTTCTGCCACCCGCTCAGCGCCCCCTTCCACGAGCCCGTCAGCCCCCTG GCCCGGAACTACTACCAGATCATCCGGAGGCCCGTGGACCTGTCCGCCATCCGCAGGAAGCTGGACCGGAGCAACACGCTGCACTACTTCACGTCAGAGCAGTTTGTGGACGACGTCCTGCTCATGCTCAAGAACTGCGCGACGTTCAACTAC CCGGACTCGGAGGTGGCGCAGGCCGGACGGAGCCTGGAGGTGTTTTTCCTGAGCCGGCTGAAGGAGTTCTATCCCGACCGGACGTTCCCGTCGGCGAGTCAGGACCGAACGGACAGAGCTCGTCTTCGCTGGCTCAGCAAGAAGAGGAAGGACAACTACAAGAGGAAATATGTGTTTAGGGGGAAAAGGTATTACCTGTAA